One genomic region from Mangifera indica cultivar Alphonso chromosome 17, CATAS_Mindica_2.1, whole genome shotgun sequence encodes:
- the LOC123200469 gene encoding adenine phosphoribosyltransferase 5-like produces the protein MFAAENGLKGDPRLRAISEAIRVVPHFPKPGIMFQDITTLLLNHKAFKDTVDIFVDRYRNMDISVVAGVEARGFMFGPSIALAIGAKFVPLRKPKKLPGEVISEAYVLEYGTDCLEMHVDAVQPGERALIIDDLVATGGTLRAAVRLLERMGAEVVECACVVGLPEVKGQCRLNGTPLYILVEPRELDNCHYDTM, from the exons ATGTTTGCAGCTGAGAATGGACTCAAAGGAGACCCAAGGCTGCGAGCCATTTCTGAAGCAATTCGGGTGGTGCCTCACTTTCCTAAACCAG GGATAATGTTTCAAGATATAACAACGTTGTTGTTGAATCATAAGGCTTTCAAGGACACCGTGGACATATTTGTCGATCGCTACAGAAACATGGACATTTCTGTTGTTGCTG GTGTTGAAGCTCGGGGATTCATGTTTGGCCCATCAATTGCTTTAGCCATTGGTGCCAAGTTTGTTCCTTTGCGAAAACCCAAAAAACTGCCAG GTGAAGTAATTTCTGAAGCCTATGTGCTGGAGTATGGAACCGACTGTTTGGAGATGCATGTTGATGCTGTTCAGCCTGGTGAACGGGCTTTGATCATTGATGATTTGGTTGCTACTGGGGGTACCCTCAGAGCAGCAGTAAGACTTTTGG aACGCATGGGGGCAGAAGTGGTAGAATGTGCTTGTGTTGTTGGGTTGCCTGAGGTCAAG GGGCAATGCAGACTTAACGGGACACCTCTTTACATTCTTGTCGAGCCTCGCGAATTAGATAACTGTCATTATG ATACAATGTGA